A single genomic interval of Deltaproteobacteria bacterium harbors:
- the rpsQ gene encoding 30S ribosomal protein S17, giving the protein MSEQARQQRRVLQGRVRSNKMDKTVVVEVSHRVLHPTYKKYVTRRKRYKAHDERNECQVGDVVQIVSSRPLSRQKCWRVQKLMERPA; this is encoded by the coding sequence ATGAGCGAGCAGGCCAGGCAACAGCGGAGAGTGCTCCAGGGGCGCGTGCGGAGCAACAAGATGGACAAGACCGTGGTGGTCGAAGTGAGCCACCGTGTCTTGCATCCCACGTACAAGAAGTACGTCACGCGGCGCAAGCGCTACAAGGCCCATGACGAGCGGAACGAGTGCCAAGTGGGTGACGTGGTGCAGATCGTGAGCTCTCGTCCTCTGAGTCGGCAGAAGTGCTGGCGCGTACAGAAGTTGATGGAGCGACCGGCGTAG
- the rpsH gene encoding 30S ribosomal protein S8, protein MSMTDPIADMLTRIRNGITSRKARVQMPESRLKTHIAKILQDEGFIEGYSSIEAKPQSILQIDLKWTPDHRPAIEGLRRISRPGQRCYVGKEAIPKVRGGQGIAILTTSIGVMSDRDARRNAVGGEILCEVW, encoded by the coding sequence ATGAGCATGACCGATCCTATTGCGGATATGCTGACGAGAATTCGAAACGGCATTACGTCGCGCAAGGCGCGCGTCCAGATGCCGGAATCTCGGCTGAAGACGCACATCGCCAAGATTCTGCAAGACGAAGGCTTCATCGAAGGCTACTCGAGCATCGAAGCGAAGCCGCAGTCTATCCTGCAGATCGACCTGAAGTGGACGCCGGACCATCGGCCGGCCATCGAGGGGCTTCGTCGGATCTCGCGGCCTGGGCAGCGATGCTACGTGGGCAAGGAGGCGATCCCGAAGGTGCGCGGCGGGCAGGGCATCGCCATCTTGACGACTTCCATCGGGGTCATGTCGGATCGCGACGCGCGGCGGAATGCGGTGGGCGGCGAGATCCTCTGCGAGGTGTGGTGA
- the rpsC gene encoding 30S ribosomal protein S3, whose translation MGQKTHPIGFRLGVIRTWTSKWYEERQYAKWLHEDVQLKRFIKKKLASASVASIEIERAANKAKITIHTARPGIVIGKRGAGVETLKKDVQRLTENEVFLNIQEVRKAEINAQLVAESIATQLERRVAFRRAMKKAVQTAMKFGAKGIKVHCGGRLGGSEMARREWYREGRVPLHTLRADVDYGFAEANTTYGVIGVKCWIYKGEVVTGRF comes from the coding sequence ATGGGTCAGAAAACACATCCGATCGGCTTTCGACTCGGCGTCATCCGCACCTGGACCTCGAAATGGTACGAGGAGCGGCAGTACGCGAAGTGGTTGCACGAGGACGTGCAGCTGAAGCGCTTCATCAAGAAGAAGCTTGCCAGCGCGAGCGTGGCGTCGATCGAGATCGAGCGGGCGGCGAACAAGGCGAAGATCACGATCCACACGGCGCGGCCGGGGATCGTGATCGGAAAGCGCGGCGCTGGCGTCGAGACGCTGAAGAAGGACGTGCAGCGGCTGACGGAGAACGAGGTCTTCCTGAACATCCAGGAAGTCCGGAAGGCCGAGATCAACGCGCAGTTGGTGGCCGAGTCGATCGCGACCCAGCTCGAGCGGCGCGTGGCTTTCCGCCGCGCGATGAAGAAGGCCGTGCAGACGGCGATGAAGTTTGGCGCCAAGGGGATCAAGGTCCATTGCGGTGGACGCCTTGGCGGGTCGGAGATGGCGCGTCGCGAGTGGTACCGCGAGGGTCGCGTGCCGCTTCACACGCTGCGCGCGGACGTGGACTACGGCTTTGCCGAGGCCAATACCACCTACGGGGTCATTGGCGTCAAGTGCTGGATCTACAAGGGTGAAGTCGTTACCGGCCGCTTCTAG
- the rplF gene encoding 50S ribosomal protein L6, translating to MSRVGKRTIPLPKGVSVEVVDRELKVKGPKGELKRPLPPGVTIASEGGAAKVSPLGEARSNRALHGLARALLNNMVTGVSKGFSRELEINGVGYRAEAKKGLLTLALGYSHPIEVFLPQGVEAKVDKNKIELTGIDREVLGQLAAVIRGQRPPEPYKGKGIKYVEETIRRKVGKAGAG from the coding sequence ATGTCGCGCGTCGGCAAGCGAACAATCCCCCTCCCGAAGGGCGTTTCCGTCGAGGTGGTGGATCGAGAGCTGAAGGTCAAGGGCCCCAAGGGCGAGCTCAAGCGTCCGTTGCCTCCCGGCGTCACGATCGCGAGTGAGGGCGGCGCCGCGAAGGTTTCGCCGCTGGGCGAGGCGAGGTCGAATCGCGCGCTGCACGGCCTCGCGAGGGCGTTGCTCAACAACATGGTGACGGGCGTCAGCAAGGGATTCTCGCGCGAGCTGGAGATCAACGGGGTTGGTTATCGCGCGGAGGCCAAGAAGGGCCTGCTCACGCTGGCCCTCGGGTATTCGCATCCGATCGAGGTCTTCTTGCCCCAAGGCGTCGAAGCCAAGGTGGACAAGAACAAGATCGAATTGACGGGTATCGACCGCGAGGTGCTCGGGCAGCTGGCCGCGGTGATCCGTGGACAGCGCCCGCCGGAGCCCTACAAGGGCAAGGGCATCAAGTACGTCGAGGAGACGATTCGACGCAAAGTGGGCAAGGCCGGAGCCGGCTAG
- the rplP gene encoding 50S ribosomal protein L16, whose product MLAPKKVKFRKMMKGRMTGRTKGGDHVSFGDFGIQAMSCGWLTSRQIEAARIAITRHVKRGGKVYIRIFPDKPISKKPAETRMGKGKGNPEEWVAVVRPGRVMYELEGVTEAEARTAFRLAHHKLPIKTRFVARETIA is encoded by the coding sequence ATGCTAGCGCCTAAGAAGGTCAAGTTCCGGAAGATGATGAAGGGCCGTATGACCGGCCGCACGAAGGGGGGCGACCATGTCTCCTTCGGCGACTTCGGCATCCAGGCCATGTCGTGCGGGTGGCTCACCTCTCGGCAGATCGAGGCGGCCCGTATCGCCATCACGCGGCACGTTAAGCGCGGAGGCAAGGTCTACATCCGCATCTTCCCGGACAAGCCGATATCGAAGAAGCCCGCCGAGACCCGCATGGGTAAAGGAAAGGGGAACCCGGAGGAGTGGGTGGCGGTGGTCCGCCCGGGCCGGGTCATGTACGAGCTCGAAGGGGTAACGGAGGCCGAGGCGCGTACGGCATTTCGGCTGGCGCACCACAAGCTGCCCATCAAGACCCGCTTCGTGGCGCGGGAGACGATCGCATGA
- the rplX gene encoding 50S ribosomal protein L24 — MRIRKGDEVVVTAGKDVGKRGKVLHVDPAKGRVKVEKINLIKRHVRPSQKHPQGGIVEKEGTLHISNVQIWDSKAQKGTRIGIRVLDGGKKVRVSRKTGDILD; from the coding sequence TTGCGCATTCGCAAGGGTGACGAGGTCGTCGTGACGGCGGGCAAGGACGTCGGGAAGCGCGGCAAGGTGCTCCACGTCGATCCCGCAAAGGGCCGCGTGAAGGTGGAGAAAATCAACCTCATCAAGCGGCATGTCCGGCCGAGTCAGAAGCACCCCCAGGGCGGGATCGTGGAGAAGGAAGGGACGCTCCATATCTCGAACGTGCAAATCTGGGATTCGAAAGCGCAGAAGGGCACCCGGATAGGCATTCGCGTGCTGGATGGTGGCAAGAAGGTGAGAGTCTCCCGGAAGACCGGAGACATCCTCGACTAA
- a CDS encoding type Z 30S ribosomal protein S14 — protein MAKTVDMIPRKLRYKVRHRNRCGLCGRPRAYLRKFNMCRICFRNLALRGEIPGVVKSSW, from the coding sequence ATGGCCAAGACGGTTGACATGATTCCGCGGAAGCTGCGCTACAAAGTGCGGCACCGCAATCGGTGTGGGCTCTGCGGTAGGCCGCGCGCCTATCTGCGGAAGTTCAACATGTGTCGTATCTGTTTCCGGAACCTCGCCCTGCGGGGGGAGATTCCCGGGGTTGTGAAGTCGAGCTGGTAG
- the rpmC gene encoding 50S ribosomal protein L29 encodes MKIGEIRERSDGELKSLGRQLLDDLYKLRVQKSTNQLENTSSLRLVRRDLARVMTVVRARGLGLEASKKDQG; translated from the coding sequence ATGAAAATCGGCGAGATTCGTGAGCGCAGTGACGGAGAGCTCAAGAGCTTGGGCCGGCAACTGCTGGATGACCTGTATAAGCTGCGAGTCCAGAAGTCGACGAACCAGCTGGAAAACACCAGCAGCCTTCGGCTGGTTCGTCGGGACTTGGCGCGCGTGATGACGGTCGTGCGAGCTCGGGGCCTAGGCCTCGAGGCGTCCAAGAAGGATCAAGGCTAA
- the rplN gene encoding 50S ribosomal protein L14, with product MIQTTTILGVADNSGAKKLMCIKVLGGSKRKYASVGDIIVVSIKEAIPGAKVKKGDVMKAVVVRTVKEIPRPDGSYIRFDENSAVLLNAQKEPVGSRIFGPVARELRARKFMKIISLAPEVL from the coding sequence ATGATCCAGACGACGACCATTCTCGGTGTGGCCGACAACTCCGGGGCCAAGAAGCTGATGTGCATCAAGGTGCTTGGAGGCTCCAAGCGGAAGTACGCATCCGTTGGTGACATCATCGTGGTGTCGATCAAGGAGGCGATCCCGGGCGCGAAGGTGAAAAAGGGCGACGTGATGAAGGCCGTGGTGGTGCGGACCGTGAAGGAGATTCCGCGGCCGGACGGGTCCTACATTCGCTTCGACGAGAATTCCGCGGTGCTGTTGAACGCGCAGAAGGAGCCGGTGGGCAGCCGCATCTTCGGGCCTGTGGCGCGCGAACTCCGAGCGCGGAAGTTCATGAAGATCATTTCGCTCGCGCCGGAGGTGCTGTGA
- the rplE gene encoding 50S ribosomal protein L5 has protein sequence MSEQEKKGQGPAGGGDAEGASGDEKKRADPKELKDARKEKKAKAQDGGEATGAGPAPAKAKGEKKDKKGDKGKKAEAEPFVKRVAPARLRSRYQNEVVPELVKEFGYKSAMAVPRLVKITINVGLGEAIQNPKLLDSAVEELSVITGQKPVVTTARKSIAAFKLRQGQKIGCMVTLRRDRMFEFFDRLVTFALPRTRDFKGVSARSFDGRGNYSLGIKEQIIFPEINYDKIEKIMGMNITIVTTAKTDEESRALLRHLGMPFRK, from the coding sequence ATGAGCGAGCAGGAAAAGAAAGGCCAGGGACCTGCGGGTGGGGGAGACGCCGAAGGTGCGTCGGGCGACGAGAAGAAGCGCGCGGACCCCAAGGAACTGAAGGACGCCCGCAAGGAGAAGAAGGCGAAGGCGCAGGACGGCGGCGAGGCAACGGGGGCTGGGCCGGCGCCGGCGAAGGCCAAGGGCGAGAAGAAGGACAAGAAGGGCGACAAGGGCAAGAAGGCCGAGGCCGAGCCGTTCGTCAAGCGAGTGGCTCCCGCCCGCCTCCGCTCGCGCTACCAGAACGAAGTGGTGCCCGAGCTGGTCAAGGAGTTCGGCTACAAGAGCGCCATGGCGGTTCCACGGCTGGTGAAGATCACCATCAACGTGGGCCTCGGTGAGGCGATCCAGAACCCGAAGCTGCTCGATTCGGCCGTCGAGGAGCTGTCGGTCATCACGGGCCAGAAGCCCGTCGTGACGACGGCGAGGAAGTCGATTGCGGCCTTCAAGCTGCGCCAGGGCCAGAAGATCGGCTGCATGGTGACCCTGCGGCGGGACCGCATGTTCGAGTTCTTCGACCGCCTGGTGACGTTCGCTCTGCCGAGGACGCGTGACTTCAAGGGTGTGTCCGCCCGGTCGTTCGATGGGCGGGGGAACTACTCCCTCGGGATCAAGGAACAGATTATTTTCCCTGAGATCAATTACGACAAGATCGAGAAGATCATGGGGATGAACATCACCATCGTGACCACCGCGAAGACGGACGAGGAAAGTCGGGCGCTTCTGCGGCACCTGGGTATGCCTTTCCGTAAGTAG